A single region of the Ziziphus jujuba cultivar Dongzao chromosome 10, ASM3175591v1 genome encodes:
- the LOC107411413 gene encoding helicase protein MOM1 isoform X4, whose protein sequence is MANETRSSRKVKDDENSNSKGKQTTSKSASGSTSSDKSGLRRSAREMSSKKKMVSSPSSVRKSQRLEKLTPSPPSLRKSGRIEKKSTPRPLRRSDRDTKQSPKRSGKSLGSLFVKKKNGQKEESVKQSTDVNASQVKNGRMTARDFRALWRNSHDKVKMAGTCERTSVGSESGVRNSSKETLEDKGGMMELSHSRCKNSCRDESHGSEDGDSNDAVSKEISDENGRIIVDCFPLDKVRAPELMDFSSNKKTLDEKIGSESGKDSMPSRRKRNLVNVDSEVSAKNPSQYSIADASSSPSESTRGDLVETNGACFKRHRVDFDPARQELSSCNTILNRELHVASVMKGRGEHEATTTKGPAETCNNYTQRKESPIDIQIGGDQNTCLICKQGGKLLCCDGRGCERNYHVSCLDPPMDDVPFGVWYCPKCVMKKIESGVHSVSEGVESIWDAREVEVSDVDGLQKQKEFLVKYKGLAHIHNCWVPESKLLLDAPSLVAKFNRKNQVITWKQEWTIPQRLLQKRLLMSPKQRDQYLRDRAGDKHAGDKCDCQYEWLVKWRGLGYEHATWELENSSLFSSLDGQGLIRDYENRRKENKVVSFVEDKVPLDEIILESEKGLSIKLSHLPIESSSGLSTNHLDCINKLRELWHNSQNAVVIDEQERIKKVVAFILSLQSNVCRPFLIISAPAALNSWDDEFRRIAPSINAVVYKGHKDFRKTIRTLEFYEEGGCIILQALITTAEAIIEDLDVLKCIEWEAIVIDEFQRPKICLHSAQIKILSARMRLILSCQLKENSADCYFNMLALLDSHDVSDNSIPLLPSSSNSIGKLKERLSKYIIYGCKSEASRFKEYWVPVQLSNVQLEKYCDALISNCTLLRSFQKNDLVGSLHDILSSIRKCCDHPYLYDQSVQAFLNKGLKEVEYLDVGVKASAKLQLLDMMLLEIKKRGLRVLILFQPITGGTVSGTGSGRTSIGDILDDFLRQRFGTDCYERVEWGILPAKRQAALNKFNDKEHGRFVFLLETRACVPSIKLSSVDNVIIYGSDWNPVNDVKALQKITLDSQFDQIKIFRLYSSCTVEEKVLILSKQEKILDSLSRNTCHMLLMWGAAHQFETLDKFHRGNDPPSIADISFNESHLKDVFRDFLSILPLNSKESGSGNPSIIVNVQQVGGAYSTDFSLPGMRQSQLLEEGQPHIFWTKLLEGKHPQWKYSSGSSQRNRKRVQNFDEISKEQEAEIVDDAKKRRKVVSSSVELFCQKLGSDGKLIAGDKEGASETSADNLPYSLLKSSCVNKTIPSIYASSSPQLGPNFLGMPKATTSDYGERRRLLDEQKTLHLHLKPEISKLCEILQLNCWTAASLANQKIDHKSSVLLARQHLNFSCKKEEADCVYSLLRCLKKMFLYRIGNLKDAEVKECTDKQVHWLSRLVEKDVSKSIKEIQKKCQKQLTKLLQRQQEAKNELLRDYEVERAKLQNQQQTEAAVIRSCTQNNPSLRTDKLKMLDSSYMKTYEQHKQVMDTNLKELEALHLTRRDKMQQKEAKWVEEVMSWARRECLGKPPSNGPGHQLEYSRTNERIVLGDPASVCLSDEQSPEDVERSISGFRAGLPGAPENVTNEDVAFNHPVKTWTPHVGPINENDKLNTMASEQATITGLLGKSKTVNSSDDQERVASMNSCAKEQVPDDNVPPEVCEIHSSSDGSGIVATQSSCEEPIHDVAALTMPDGEVIQNVGGNFSSSADPGEIHPSTLPSSKEQNPNASLSRPGGDVLLGLPETGHLSDGVDNDVSANSSASEEVCTGLTVNEPVIEVHFRVPESVRSCCGLEYPVPVNPRSSEEQILDTASVSIPDKEIQQGVPMTLSSNDVVNVVSLNPVSSKEQIPDGAMLSNAEVSLSVPETVHDEVEVDMASANAAGVGQLEGAVNAVDEDTLLQEPSMLHQDEHTRSSTSCGKQVGDASARDKQISSQEAGHSVSQPVENEPSHQSDPDAPASDTAVQIQPLPSSSPPSGLNLLNEPSVGETRYQPNHGGHTSNHVAQASMQPVEDPVELPNLGVSQSLTGFPLHPPVDVPTGGVGTHFSDTRTTSAVPLLFSPPDPLQNEVDRLCKETADVDKNHDDMMQHLKSECEKEMDKIRQKYEIKFKEVEAEYVLKTEQLKSNRNKVLMNKFLAEALRWKCGPLGAPGTSGVKQAMNSNFAQQRVRSSMLQNAQRLSTPVGASLSSSSAANLQASVPAPNAQTIPSALAVSASPLAPLQSVSNSSTIIPTTIARPPVIGSFSSPGGNLQSVPEIRTPAPHLQPFRPSTYAAAISHPPHLRGMASQQAGRNPPSTSHALPHVSPRLPSSTYQFGPYNRPPRPNYLSALELLVEVEGGCNATPPNSSSLQPSLVQSNPSESGTNRTQVNQVSTGGSADIVCLSDDE, encoded by the exons ATGGCAAATGAGACTCGAAGTAGTCGTAAAGTCAAGGATGATGAAAATAGCAATTCTAAAGGGAAGCAAACCACTAGCAAAAGTGCCTCGGGCTCCACAAGTTCTGATAAATCAGGGTTAAGAAGGTCTGCTAGGGAAATGTCATCAAAGAAAAAGATGGTTTCAAGCCCGTCGAGTGTTAGGAAATCTCAGCGGCTTGAGAAGTTAACCCCAAGTCCTCCAAGCTTGAGAAAATCTGGAAGAATTGAGAAAAAATCGACGCCAAGGCCGCTGAGGAGGTCAGATAGGGATACAAAACAGTCCCCTAAAAGATCGGGTAAAAGCTTGGGCTCATTGTttgtaaagaagaaaaatggacAGAAGGAGGAGAGTGTGAAACAATCAACAGATGTGAATGCTTCTCAGGTGAAAAACGGGAGGATGACTGCTCGTGATTTTAGGGCATTGTGGAGGAATTCACACGACAAAGTTAAAATGGCTG GAACTTGTGAAAGAACTTCTGTGGGCTCTGAGTCTGGTGTTAGAAATTCTTCGAAAGAAACATTAGAAGATAAAGGTGGTATGATGGAATTGTCCCACTCAAGGTGTAAGAATAGCTGCAGGGATGAATCTCATGGATCTGAAGATGGTGATAGCAATGATGCAGTGAGCAAAGAGATCAGTGATGAAAATGGAAGGATAATAGTTGATTGCTTTCCACTAGATAAGGTGAGAGCACCAGAACTGATGGATTTTTCATCCAATAAAAAGACACTAGACGAAAAGATTGGCTCTGAAAGTGGTAAGGATTCAATGCCTTCGAGGAGAAAAAGGAATCTGGTGAATGTTGATTCCGAGGTGTCGGCAAAGAATCCAAGTCAATACTCAATTGCTGATGCTAGCTCTTCACCATCTGAATCCACAAGGGGTGACCTTGTTGAGACAAATGGTGCATGTTTTAAGAGGCACAG GGTAGACTTTGATCCAGCTAGGCAGGAGTTATCCTCTTGCAACACAATCTTAAATCGAGAATTGCATGTTGCATCTGTCATGAAG GGTAGAGGGGAACATGAAGCTACTACTACCAAGGGACCTGCTGAAACGTGCAATAACTATACGCAAAGAAAGGAGTCTCCTATTGATATTCAAATAGGTGGTGATCAAAACACTTGTCTCATCTGCAAGCAGGGTGGAAAGCTCTT ATGCTGTGATGGAAGAGGGTGCGAACGAAACTATCATGTTTCTTGTCTAGATCCTCCTATGGATGATGTTCCTTTCGGAGTGTGGTACTGTCCCAAATGTGTTATGAAGAAGATAGAATCTGGTGTACATTCAGTGTCAGAGGGAGTAGAGTCAATTTGGGATGCTAGAGAAGTGGAAGTATCAGATGTTGATG GATTGCAAAAGCAAAAGGAGTTTTTGGTTAAATACAAAGGTCTTGCACATATTCACAATTGTTGGGTGCCAGAAAGTAAGCTGCTTCTTGATGCTCCATCACTTGTTGCAAAATTCAACCGAAAAAACCAG gtCATAACTTGGAAACAAGAATGGACAATTCCACAACGTTTGCTACAAAAAAGATTGTTGATGTCCCCAAAGCAGCGTGACCAGTATCTTAGAGACCGTGCTGGTGATAAACATGCTGGTGATAAGTGTGATTGCCAATATGAATGGCTTGTCAAATGGCGTGGTCTTGGTTATGAACATGCTACATGGGAGTTGGAGAATTCTTCATTATTTAGTTCACTTGATGGTCAGGGCCTTATTCGAGATTATGAAAATCGACGCAAGGAGAATAAAGTCGTTTCTTTTGTTGAAGATAAGGTACCCCTGGATGAGATA ATACTAGAGAGTGAAAAAGGTCTATCTATTAAGTTGTCACACCTTCCAATTGAAAGTTCATCTGGATTAAGTACTAATCATCTGGATTGCATTAACAAGTTACGCGAGCTTTGGCACAATAGTCAGAATGCTGTTGTTATTGATGAACAG GAACGGATAAAGAAGGTGGTTGCATTTATTCTGTCTTTGCAGTCTAATGTTTGTCGACCTTTTCTCATCATCTCAGCTCCTGCTGCACTTAATTCTTGGGATGATGAATTCCGTAGAATAGCACCTTCTATCAATGCTGTGGTCTATAAAGGACACAAAGATTTTCGGAAAACTATTAGGACACTGGAATTCTATGAGGAGGGTGGTTGTATTATACTTCAAGCACTTATAACAACGGCAGAAGCTATTATAGAG GATCTAGATGTGCTGAAGTGCATAGAATGGGAAGCAATTGTAATTGACGAGTTTCAACGTCCTAAAATCTGTTTGCACTCTGCTCAAATTAAGATTCTATCTGCTAGAATGAGGCTTATTCTGAGCTGTCAACTTAAG GAAAATTCTGCTGACTGCTATTTTAATATGCTAGCTCTGCTTGACTCTCATGATGTTTCCGATAATAGCATCCCCTTGCTACCCAGTTCCAGTAACAGCATTGGTAAACTAAAGGAGAGGTTgtccaaatatattatatatggatGCAAATCAGAAGCTTCAAGATTTAAAGAGTATTGGGTTCCTGTACAGCTATCCAATGTGCAGCTTGAGAAGTACTGTGATGCTCTGATTTCAAACTGCACATTACTTCGCTCCTTTCAGAAGAATGATCTTGTTGGATCCCTGCATGATATTCTTTCATCTATTCGAAAG TGCTGTGACCACCCATATCTTTACGATCAGTCAGTACAGGCATTTCTTAATAAAGGACTTAAAGAAGTTGAGTACTTGGATGTTGGAGTAAAAGCAAGTGCCAAGCTTCAACTTCTTGACATGATGCTTTTGGAGATAAAGAAGAGAGGTTTAAGAGTGCTCATCCTTTTTCAG CCCATTACTGGAGGGACTGTTTCTGGAACTGGTTCTGGAAGGACTTCTATAGGAGATATTTTAGATGACTTCCTGAGACAAAGGTTTGGTACAGATTGTTATGAACGTGTTGAGTGGGGAATTCTCCCTGCTAAGAGACAAGCTGCTTTGAACAAGTTCAATGACAAAGAGCATGGTAGATTTGTGTTTTTATTAGAAACCCGTGCTTGTGTTCCCAGCATCAAACTTTCATCAGTTGATAATGTCATCATATATGGTAGCGATTGGAACCCAGTAAATGATGTAAAAGCCCTACAAAAGATAACACTTGATTCCCAGTTTGACCAGATAAAAATATTTCGATTGTATTCATCTTGTACTGTGGAAGAAAAGGTTCTAATCCTTTCAAAGCAAGAGAAGATTCTTGATAGTTTAAGCCGGAATACTTGTCATATGCTGCTCATGTGGGGGGCAGCTCATCAATTTGAAACTTTGGATAAGTTCCATCGTGGAAATGATCCACCCTCCATTGCGGATATCTCATTTAATGAATCACATTTGAAAGATGTTTTCCGGGACTTTTTGTCAATACTTCCTTTAAACAGCAAAGAGAGTGGCTCAGGGAATCCCTCGATCATTGTGAATGTTCAACAAGTTGGAGGAGCTTACAGTACAGATTTTTCATTGCCTGGTATGCGACAAAGCCAATTATTGGAAGAAGGGCAGCCCCatatattttggacaaaattgttGGAGGGAAAACATCCTCAGTGGAAATATTCTTCTGGTTCATCTCAGAGGAATCGGAAAAGGGTACAAAATTTTGATGAGATATCAAAAGAACAGGAAGCTGAGATTGTTGATGATGCTAAGAAGCGCAGGAAGGTTGTCAGTAGTAGTGTAGAGCTGTTCTGCCAGAAACTTGGATCAGATGGAAAATTAATTGCTGGAGACAAGGAAG GAGCTTCTGAAACATCAGCAGATAATCTACCATATTCTTTGCTCAAGTCATCATGTGTGAATAAAACAATCCCTTCAATCTATGCTTCTAGTTCACCTCAGTTGGGGCCTAATTTCTTAGGAATGCCTAAGGCTACAACTTCTGATTatggagaaagaagaagattgCTTGATGAACAAAAGACTCTTCATCTTCATTTGAAGCCAGAGATATCAAAACTATGTGAAATCCTACAACTCAAT TGTTGGACTGCAGCATCTTTGGCGAATCAAAAAATTGATCACAAGAGTTCAGTTTTGCTAGCaagacaacatctcaattttaGCTGCAAGAAAGAAGAGGCAGATTGTGTTTATTCATTGTTGAGATGtcttaaaaaaatgtttctaTATCGTATCGGGAACCTAAAAGATGCAGAGGTTAAAGAATGCACTGACAAACAGGTTCATTGGCTATCAAGATTGGTAGAGAAAGACGTCTCAAAAAGTATTAAAGAAATTCAGAAGAAGTGCCAAAAGCAGTTGACAAAACTCCTTCAAAGGCAACAGGAAGCGAAAAATGAGCTTTTGCGAGACTACGAGGTAGAAAGGGCAAAGCTACAGAATCAGCAGCAGACAGAAGCAGCTGTCATTCGTTCATGCACACAGAATAATCCTTCATTGAGAACAGATAAACTAAAAATGTTGGACAGTTCATATATGAAAACATATGAACAGCACAAACAAGTGATGGACACGAATCTTAAGGAACTTGAGGCACTGCATTTGACTAGAAGAGATAAGATGCAGCAGAAGGAGGCTAAGTGGGTGGAAGAGGTGATGTCCTGGGCTCGTAGAGAATGTTTAGGCAAGCCACCTTCAAATGGACCTGGCCATCAGTTGGAATATTCAAGGACTAATGAGCGAATTGTTCTTGGTGATCCTGCTTCGGTTTGTCTTTCAGATGAGCAGAGTCCTGAGGATGTTGAGCGTAGCATATCAGGGTTTAGGGCTGGACTACCTGGAGCTCCAGAAAATGTTACCAATGAAGATGTGGCATTTAACCATCCTGTCAAAACATGGACTCCTCATGTTGGCCCCATCAATGagaatgataaattaaataccatGGCTTCTGAGCAAGCGACAATTACTGGTCTTTTGGGGAAAAGCAAAACTGTTAATTCAAGTGATGATCAAGAGCGGGTAGCATCTATGAATTCTTGTGCCAAAGAACAGGTTCCAGATGATAATGTTCCACCAGAAGTGTGTGAAATTCACAGCTCAAGTGATGGTTCAGGGATAGTTGCCACTCAGTCTTCATGTGAAGAACCTATTCATGATGTAGCCGCCTTAACCATGCCTGATGGAGAGGTTATACAGAATGTTGGTGGGAATTTCAGTTCAAGTGCTGATCCAGGGGAAATCCACCCATCAACTCTTCCTTCTTCCAAAGAACAGAATCCCAATGCTTCTTTAAGCAGGCCTGGTGGAGATGTTCTTTTGGGATTGCCTGAGACTGGCCATTTGAGTGATGGTGTGGATAATGATGTTTCTGCGAATTCATCTGCATCTGAAGAAGTCTGTACTGGATTGACCGTAAATGAGCCAGTTATAGAGGTCCATTTTAGAGTGCCTGAATCTGTCCGTTCTTGTTGTGGCTTAGAATATCCTGTCCCAGTAAATCCACGCTCATCTGAAGAACAAATTTTGGATACAGCCTCAGTAAGCATTCCTGATAAAGAGATCCAGCAGGGAGTGCCTATGACTCTAAGTTCAAATGATGTTGTAAATGTTGTCTCTTTGAATCCAGTGTCATCTAAAGAACAAATTCCAGACGGAGCCATGTTGTCTAATGCTGAAGTTTCATTGTCAGTGCCTGAAACTGTTCACGATGAAGTGGAGGTTGATATGGCATCAGCTAATGCTGCTGGTGTCGGTCAGCTTGAAGGAGCAGTTAATGCTGTTGACGAAGATACTCTTCTCCAGGAGCCATCTATG CTGCACCAAGATGAACATACTCGATCATCTACATCTTGTGGAAAGCAAGTTGGAGATGCTTCAGCACGTGATAAGCAGATTTCTTCTCAAGAAGCTGGGCATTCAGTGTCCCAACCTGTTGAGAATGAACCATCCCATCAATCTGACCCTGATGCACCAGCCTCTGACACTGCTGTGCAAATTCAGCCATTGCCATCTTCAAGTCCACCTTCTGGCCTTAATCTGCTTAATGAACCTTCAGTTGGTGAAACTCGATATCAGCCAAACCATGGAGGCCATACCTCCAATCATGTTGCTCAGGCTTCAATGCAACCTGTCGAGGACCCTGTGGAGCTTCCAAATCTGGGTGTTTCACAGTCTCTAACAGGTTTTCCATTACATCCTCCTGTAGATGTGCCTACTGGTGGAGTGGGAACGCATTTTTCAGACACAAGGACTACATCAGCGGTGCCTCTGCTCTTTTCTCCACCTGACCCACTTCAAAATGAAGTGGATAGACTGTGTAAAGAAACTGCTGATGTCGATAAGAATCATGATGATATG ATGCAGCATTTGAAATCTGAATGTGAGAAAGAGATGGATAAAATTCGTCAGAAGTACGAAATTAAATTTAAGGAGGTTGAGGCTGAATATGTGCTTAAGACAGAGCAACTGAAATCAAATCGTAACAAGGTATTGATGAATAAATTTTTGGCTGAGGCTTTACGGTGGAAGTGTGGGCCTCTTGGGGCACCAGGTACATCTGGAGTCAAGCAAG CTATGAATTCCAATTTTGCGCAACAGAGGGTTCGGTCATCAATGCTGCAAAATGCTCAAAGACTTTCCACACCAGTCGGTGCATCTTTGTCCAGCTCTAGTGCTGCCAATCTGCAGGCCTCAGTGCCTGCACCCAATGCTCAGACTATCCCATCTGCACTTGCAGTCAGCGCAAGTCCCCTAGCTCCTTTGCAGTCTGTTTCTAATTCGTCTACCATCATTCCAACCACTATAGCAAGACCACCAGTCATCGGTTCATTCTCCTCTCCTGGAGGAAATCTCCAAAGTGTGCCTGAGATTCGGACCCCAGCTCCTCATCTCCAACCCTTCCGACCTTCAACTTATGCAGCTGCAATCAGTCACCCACCTCACCTGCGTGGCATGGCAAGTCAACAAGCAGGTCGAAACCCCCCTTCAACTTCACATGCACTTCCCCATGTATCACCTCGACTACCATCCTCTACATACCAATTTGGTCCTTATAATAGGCCTCCTCGTCCTAACTATTTATCTGCCTTGGAGTTACTCGTAGAAGTTGAGGGTGGTTGTAATGCAACTCCGCCAAATAGTTCTTCCTTGCAACCAAGTTTGGTTCAGTCTAACCCTTCTGAATCGGGCACAAATAGGACGCAGGTTAACCAAGTCTCCACTGGTGGATCTGCTGATATTGTTTGTTTGTCGGATGATGAATAA